The sequence TTTGAAGAAGAGTTTTCCGAACAAGAGACATCTACTGCCAGTGACCCGTTAAGCGGTTATAACAGAGTGATGACCTCCTTCAATGATACATTTATTCTCTATGCATTGAACCCTGTTTCTAAAGTCTATGCAGCGGTGATACCTCAACCTTTACGATTAGGACTGTCCAATGCTGTGGATAACTTACGATTTCCTATTCGTTTTGCCAATAACCTCTTGCAAGGCAAGTTCCAAAACTCTTCGGACGAACTGGAAAGGTTTATTATCAACTCTACCGTGGGACTGGGTGGACTTATAGATGTTGCCACAGACTATATGACAACACCGATACCTGCACATGATGAAGACTTCGGTCAAACCTTGGGACACTATGGCATAGGATCTGGATTCCATGTTGTCCTACCATTCATCGGACCATCAAACATCAGAGATATAGTAGGCCTTACAGCGGATGCCTATCTCTCACCTATCGTACATGTAAACGGATTAGACCATTATAAAATACCTCAAAATCTTAATCAATCTGTCGGAATTTATTCGGTTCATACCATTAACAAAACATCTCTACATTTAGGGGAATATGAAAACCTTAGAGAAGATGCTATAGATCTCTATCCATTCTTTAGAGACACCTATGAACAAAAACGAAATTCTGATATAACAGAATAAATGCAATAAGGTAAAAACATGTTAAAAAAAATCATTCTACTCTTGTTTCTCTCTCTCATCTCTCTTTATGCGATAGAAGAGCAAAATATTCAAAAAGTAACGGATACAAAGGTAAGAGAGGTCTTGAATATCTTGAAAGACAAAACCCTGTCCCAGAAACAAAAAGATGCAAAGAATGTTCGTATTATAGACGATATTTTTGATTTTGACATTATGTCACAAATTAGTTTGGGCAGAAAATGGAAATCACTTTCAAACAATGAAAAAGCACGGTTTTCCAAAGCTTTTGAGAAAAAAATAAAACATTCCTATCTGGATAAACTAAGACTCTACAACAATGAAAAAGTGATCATTAAAGATCTGGAAAAGGTCAAATCTAACCGTATTACTTTGGAAACTCAGGTCATAGGTCTTGATGACACCTACAAAGTTATCTATCTTTTTTACAAAAAGAAACATACCAATGAATGGTATATTTATGATGTAGAGTTGGTCGGTGTGAGTATTATACAGACCTATAGAAAACAGTTTTCAGAGTTTTTACAGACAAAAACGATAAAACAGCTTATAGAATCGCTTTAAGTCATTCTGTAGATAAGAAGATCATCGATGCTCTATACACTTTATCAAAAGCTTATACTCAAATACCCTTTTTGGGTTTTAACGATCCTGATCAGCAGTATACTTATTTTTGGCATCAATATTCAAAAACTGGAGATAGATGCTTCTGCAGAAACACTTCTTTTAAATGATGATAAAGACCTGGCATTTTCCAGAACTGTAGCAAAAAGATTCCAAACCAATGATCTCCTTATTCTTGCCTATAAACCCAAACAGGATCTACTCTCTCCAGAAAGCCTGCAAACCTTAACACGTATCACTAATGACCTGGAGCAATTACCTCGTGTTGAATCTGTAGATTCACTCATCAACGTACCTCTGTTTTTTTCACCTATCAGAGAGATGGATGATCTGATCAATGAAACCAGAACACTGAAGAGTGATGACATCAATCTCTCCATGGTGAAGCATGAGTTTTTAACCAGCCCTCTCTATAAAGACAGCCTTGTCAATAAAGATTTCACGATCTCCTCGATCATCATCCATTTATACCAGGATCCGGAATACTTCACACTTTTAGAAGAGAGAAATCGTTTACTTGACAAACAAAAAGCCTCTCTACTTACAAAAGAAGAGAAACAGGAACTCCACGATGTCTCTATAGCATTTAAAGCACATAGAGATGCACAACGCGACATCGACAATCAAAATATTACAGCAATCCGCGCTCTGATCTCAAAGTATCAAGATGATGCCACGTTCTTTTTAGGTGGTGTGCAAATGATCTCCAACGATATTGTCGGGTTTATCAAAAACGATCTACTAATTTACGGAAGTACTCTGATACTCCTTATTATCCTTGTTTTGGGTTTTATTTTCAAAAAAATCAGATGGGTGATGCTGCCTATTCTGATTTGTGCGCTCTCCGTTATTGCGATCACGAGCAGCCTGGGATATTTTGGATGGGAGATCACCGTCATCTCTTCGAACTTTATTGCTTTGCAGCTGATCATTACCATTTCCATCGTTCTGCATCTGATTGTAAGGTATGAAGAACTTTTGACACGCTATCCTCGTGCTTCGTCCAAAAGACTCATCTTATATACGGTGCTTACAAAGGCCACACCTACTACCTTTGCTATTCTCACTACAATTGCAGGCTTCTCCTCACTGCTCTATTCTCATATCTATCCTGTCATCAATCTAGGCTGGATGATGAGTGCAGGTATCACCATGTCATTGGTGATCGCATTTATTATCTTACCTGCTGTCCTGATGTTACTGAAAAAAACACCCCCCGTAAAACAGAAGAGATCTATGGCTTTTATACCTTCTCTGACTGCCAAAATCGTACTACATGATAAAAAAGCGATCTATATCGTCACCCTTCTCTCAATTGTCTTTAGTATTACGGGGGCTTCACAGCTGATTGTAGAAAACAGTTTTATTAACTACTTTAAAAAAGATACGGAGATCTACAAAGGTATGAGTATTATCGATCAGGAACTAGGAGGTACCACTCCCTTAGATGTCATACTCACGTTATCGGATAAAAACAGTACTCCTACATCCACGGCTTCAACCCAGGAAGAGACATTTGACGAGACAGATTCCTTCGAAGAGGAATTTTCGTCTGTAGAGGACCAGGACCAATACTGGTTTACGGAGGAGAAGATCCAGATCATCAAAAATGTCCATCACTATTTGACGGACCTTGCACAGGTAGGTGAGGTACAGTCTTTTGCCACACTTCTAGCTACAGGAAAGATACTCAATAAAAACAAAAACCTGGACAGTATAGACCTCGCTTTGATCTATAAAAAACTCCCCCAGAAATACAGAGATGTGATACTCACGCCTTACGTCAATATTGAACATGACCAGCTAAGGTTCTCTACACGTGTCATAGACTCTAATGAAGTATTACGCAGAGACGCACTACTAAAAAAGGTCAAAGATGACCTCACACAACTTATAGATCCTAATGTAGCAACCGTACAGCTCTCAAATCTTATGGTCCTTTATAATAATATGCTGCAATCTCTTTTCCATTCACAGATCACGATGATCGGCCTCGTATTGCTCATCGTTTCCCTCATGTTCCTTATTTTGTTCAGGTCTCTAAAACTCACATTGATCGCTTTGACCGTCAATGTTATTCCCATAGCACTTGTCTTTGGATTTATGGGCTGGCTGCATATCCCTCTGGACATTATGACCATTACCATAGCCGCTATTGCTATGGGTATCGGTATCGATGATACGATACACTATATCCATCGGTTTAAAGTTGAATTTGAAAAGGACAATCGTTACTACTTTAGCATGCATAGAACAAGTACCAGCATAGGAAATGCCTTATACTTTACCACACTGGTTATCGTGATAGGGTTTTCCATCCTGACCTTGTCAAATCTAATCCCAACCATTTATTTCGGTCTGCTGACCATGGTAGTAATGATCGCTGCACTCACCTCTGATATGATACTTTTACCCAAACTTTTGATCGTGTTCAAGCCATTCAAAAGAGTCAAATAGTCTAACAATCTACTTTGACTCTATTAGAATTAATATCTCCTTTTATAAAATATGTTACAATCAAAAAAAATAAAATAACGGACCAATCATTTATGTTTCAAGAATTCAAAATAGACAATTTAGACCAATTCCCCAAAGATTTAGAGACCCTTTTAAACCAGCAAAGAGTAACGATCAATGATATCACTGCAAATGCAGAGAGCAGTTATGACAAGGTCCTTAAACCCTTGCAAGACCTGGATGAAGAACTAGGGCTTTTCTTTACCCCGCTTTCTCATCTGAATTCCGTAATGAACTCAGACGAAACACAAAAAGCCTATGAAGCATCTATCCCTCTGCTTTCGAAATTCAGTTCTGAAATGGCACAAAACGAAGCCCTCTTTAAAAAGATTGAGGCGATCAAGGCAGATTCCAAAGAAGCGAACAAAGTACTGGAACATGAGATCAGAGGTTTTGTACTCTCTGGGGTCAATCTCCCCGAAGATAAGAAAAAACGACTCGAAGAGATCAGCCTCAAACTCTCTGAACTTTCCAACCAGTTTTCACAAAATCTCCTTGATGCGACCAATGCCTATGAACTTATCATCGAAGATGAAAAAGATGTTGAAGGGATGCCTCAGTCCGACATCGATGCAGCCAAAGAGGAAATGGACGGTAAAACCGTTTATAAATTCACTCTTCAAATTCCCAGTTATCTGGCCTACATGACTTACGGGCCTAACCGTGAGTATAGAAAAGAACTCTCTAAAGCCTATGCAACCAGAGCACCAGAAAACGCAGAGGTCATAGACCAGATCCTCGCACTCAAACATGAAAAATCACAACTGCTAGGCTTTAGCTCTTATGCAGAGTATGCATTGGAGACACGTGATGCAAGTCGCGAAGATGATGTCATCACATTCTTAAATGAACTGGCCGATGCTGCCTTGCCTCAAGCCAAAAAAGAACTTGAGGAACTACGTGAATATGCGAAACGTGTGGATAGTATCGAAGATCTTGCAGGATATGATGTAGGCTACTATTCAGAAAAGCTGAAAAAAGAAAAGTTTGACTTCGATGATACAATCACTAAACCCTACTTCAAACAGGAGAAGGTTTTAGAGGGACTACTATACATTGTCTCAGAACTTTTTGGTGTCACGTTCGAGCCTGCAGATGTACCGACATGGCACACCTGTGTAAAACCTTTTGACATCTTCGAAGAGGGCAAACTCTCCGGACGTATCTACTTTGACCTTGAGGCACGTAAAGAGAAACGCGGAGGGGCATGGATGAATGACTGGGAGACACACTATGTGGATAGCAAAGGAGATTTACATCTTCCTTCCGCTTTCATCGTATGTAACTTCTCGCCAACAACCCCAAAGACTCCTTCTTTGCTTCGACATGATGATGTGGTGACGCTCTTTCATGAGATGGGACATGCGATCCACCACCTTTTTGGAAAATGTAAAGAGCGTTCGGTCTCAGGTATCAACGGTGTGGCATGGGATGTGGTGGAGTTCCCTTCACAGTTCTTGGAGAACTTTGCCTATGAAGCAGCGATCCTAAAACGTTTTGGTTTTCATTATGAAACAGGTGAGCCTATCTCAGAGGAACTAATGGCTAAGATCAAAGAGACTAAGAACTTCCAAGCAGCCCTTGGCATCCTGCGTCAGGTAGAATTCTCGTTGTTTGATTTTGTACTGCATCAGGACCTTTACCAAGGTGAGGAAGTACAAAGATTGCTTGATGGCATTAGAGAAAAAACTTCTTTGCTCACACCACCAAGCTATAACAAATTCCAACACGGATTTGCACATATCTTTGCAGGTGGCTATGCAGCAGGATACTACAGCTATAAATGGGCTGAAGTACTCTCTGCAGATGCGTTTTTCTCCTGTTTGGATAATGAATCAGGATTTAACAAAGAGCGTGCCAAAGGGTATAAAGAGTATATACTTGCAAGCGGTGGTGCGATTGAGATGTCTGAGCTCTACGAAGAGTGGCTTGGACGGAAAGCAGATGTTCAAAGTCTGATCAAACTGTATGAAATAGCATAATGATCTTCTCTCACTCTTAGGCAGATAGCCAAAGAGCGAAAGAACAGAAAGGAGCCTTTCGTGAGCGAATACCGTTCTCTTGCACTTACCGTGATCGCCATCTTTATCATCACTTTTCTGGCTGCCTATTTCAGTCCCTCATTCGCAGAACAAAAAACCTATTTAGAACTTTTTATCCTGTTTGGGAGCCTGCTTTTCATCTTTGCAGTGGTAGTGATCTTTGCAACACTGGGATTTCACTCTTTTGCCCTCTTTTTGAGTCTTTTTCTTGCTGCAGTGATCGCCATGTATGGGGTATTGGGGGCTTTGCTTATCACGGCTGTCACCTATTTTCTGTGGGGTTCTATCTTCGCGATGGAACTGCTTCTGTTCTATAATGGAAGTGAAAGTGCCAAAGCGTGGTTTCTCTCCCGATATGATTTCAAAACATTCAAGATGGAGTATGTTGCTTTTTATCCGCTGATGGGAATGCTCTATATTTTATTGGAATTTATACCTTATCTCTTTTCTAAAGAGAAGTTGTTGAAGTTCACCCCTTCAAAAGTCTTGAAGGAGATGGAGATGTTACTGGAATAAATTTATTTACTCTTCATTACTCTTGATAAGAGAAGCGATACGTTCAGGCTGTTTTTTACCTTCGATGATGAATCTCAATGCATTCAGACGGATAAACCCTTCTGCATCCGCTTGGTTATATACTTCATCCTCTTCAAATGTTGAGTGCGCTTCTGAATAGAGCGATTCATCTGAACTTCTACCCACTACGATCACATTCCCTTTGTAGAGTTTGAGTTTTACTTCACCATTGACCGTTTCTTGTGTTGCGTCGATCGCTGATTGCATCATCTTGCGCTCTGGCGACCACCAGTATCCGTTATAGATCAGTTTTGCATACTTTGGCATAAGCTCATCTTTAAGGTGTGCTTCTTCTCTATCCAGTGTGATAGATTCGATCGCTCTGTGTGCTTTAAGCATGATCGTACCACCCGGAGTCTCATAACATCCACGTGCTTTCATACCTACATAACGGTTCTCTACGATATCGATACGTCCGATACCATGCTTATTTCCATAATCATTCAGTGTTTTAAGAAGTGTCGCAGGGCTCATCTCTTCACCGTTAATTGCTATCGGGTCACCTTTTTTATAAGTGATCGTGATATACTCTGCCTCATCTGGAGCCTCTTCAGGAGAGTTTGTCCATAGCCACATATCATCTTCTGGTTCAGCTGCAGGATTTTCAAGGTGAAGCCCTTCATACGAGATATGAAGCAGGTTTGCATCCATAGAGTATGGACTTGCTTTAGGGTTACCGTCCTCATCGACGTGTTTTTTAGAGATCTCGATACCATGCTCTCTTGCATACGCAAGAAGCTTCTCACGTGAATTCAGGTCCCACTCTCTCCATGGTGCGATCACCGCGATATCCGGATTAAGACCTAGATAACCAAGCTCAAAACGTACCTGGTCATTTCCTTTACCAGTAGCCCCGTGACTCACAGCATCAGCACCGGTCTGTTGTGCGATCTCTATCTGTTTTTTAGAGATAAGCGGACGTGCGATAGATGTACCCAGCAGGTACTCGCCCTCATAGATGGCATTGGCTCTGAACATAGGGAAGACAAAATCTTTTACAAATTCTTCTCTAAGATCCAAGATAAAAATATTCTCAGGTTTGATACCCATATCCAATGCTTTCTGACGTGCAGGTTCTACCTCTTCACCCTGACCAAGATCAGCCGTGAAAGTAACCACTTCACACTCATACTCATCTTGAAGCCATTTTAAAATAATACTTGTATCCAATCCACCAGAATACGCCAATACTGCTTTTTTAATTTTTCTTTTTGCCATGCGATAAGCCTTTAATTAATATTGTTGCAATTTTAGCGTAAATTTAGTTACGGATATTTTATATTCTAAGAATTTGAAGACAATCTATTCACTTACATAAGCTCCTCTTGCACCACTCACAGAAGTTTTAGACTTTTCTTTTTTAGTTTTTTCAGCATTTTTCAGGTTTATTTCATGCTCTTTGGCAGCCATATAATTGCCAAATGTTTCAAATTCATCCTCTCCTTTTGCATTGAGCTGTTTTTCAAGCACTCTAAGGTGTTGCTTCATTTTATCGCTCAAAGTGATGATCTCCTGATAATGTACAGCAGATATTTTGATCGCCCCATCACTTAAGGGTTTTTTTCTGCCAAATAGACTGCTTTTGTTCTTGGAGACACATACCTCATAGATCTGCATAAAATTATTATGTATACTTTTCCATAATGCTTCAATTTCATAGAGAGTATCCACACAACTGCTGTCTCTAAAGAGCATGGCCTCCTGTTCCAGCCACTTTCCAAAATCGATATCGGACATATTCAATTCAATGTCTTGTTTGTTTGTATCTAGCAATCCCGCAGATAATAATTTTATCATTCCTACCCATCTGGTATGTTCTACTCGTGCTTGATGAAGATGATGAAGATATGTGTCTTTATTTGTCATTTAGTATTCCTTGTCTATTGTATCACTATATTTCATGACACAGGTCGCATCTAAATGCTATATAGTGATTTTAATTATTTCCTCAGAAATATTTTATCCCAAAGGAATACTTATATTTGTTATAACTTGATTAATTTTTAACCAAATAAATATAGATATTATTTTTTAGTAATCAAATCCATATTTCTTCAAAATGATCTCTAATACAGCCTTCTGATAGGCTCCGGTATGACGAAACACTTCTTTTCCAGAGGCGTCAAAAAATATCTGCGTAGGCATCTCTTTGAGTTTATAGATATCACGACTCACCAAACGCTCTTTTTGACCATCTATTGAATAGATCTGAAACTCCGGATGCACTTCTAATACTTCAGCAAATACTTTGGACATCGCTAAACAGCTATAGCAGTGGGACATACCAAATGAGAATATGAGAGGCTTCCCATTACCTATCTTATCTTTGACATCGGCATATTTCATCACTGGCATTATATTTTCCGTAGGCATCTTCTCTCCACATATTCTAAATATAAGCGATTATACAAATTCTATCTTAAGAACTTTTACTATCATCAAATTGCCATTATTCATAAAGTGTACATATATTACGGGAGGGGGAGCATTGACCATATGGTGCTGCTGCAGAAAAGAAGGTCTCCGATACCCTGGAGACAAGAGGGTAGTGGAGATAAAGAATAATATTCCTTACCTAATACCACATATGTTGATATCAGGATAGGGAGTGGGATATATAGACTAAAAGTTATAAGATGCTATCACACGGAAGTGATTCATCTTCTTCTCCACTACTGCGCTGCTGTCATACTCACTGGTTCTGATAGCATTAAATACTTTTATCGTCCATGCTTTAGTCGGTTTGTAAGCCAAGATAATATCAGTCTCGGTCGCATCATTGCTCGCAACCAGATTCAACCCTGCATAGCCTGTTGTTTTAGACTTACCGTAATTGGCATAGCTCGCCATAAGCTTTAGACCCTTCATGATCGTATAGTGTCCACCGACTTTGTATGCACTGACGTCTTGTCTATATGCATTACGAGAAAAAAGAGAACTCGTATACGCCGGATCCGTACCCCATGCATTTAAAAAACCGCTTTTGATCAATGTATTTCCGTCATTATCTTCATCATTCGACTTATTGTATGCTGCATACACCGACCATTTTTTATTGCCTATATTTGCTTTTACTCCCGTAAGGCTATAGTTCAGTGTTCCGGCCAGTTTATCACCGATCTCATCCTGTTGAAGATATTGGGCACTTAATGCAAGGTTTGTACCTTTCGCTACAGGGAATTTATAGTCAACATCTGCATAGAGCATATTCGCAATATCCCATGCATAGTAATCCCATAGAGATACTTTTAAACCTTTAATTCCTGTATATGTTGCTCCGGCTACCGTCATACCAT is a genomic window of Sulfurovum sp. XGS-02 containing:
- a CDS encoding VacJ family lipoprotein — protein: MKFIYIFLVITLFTFQGCTTKEASPNSNHQPNKTDPLTTAPLTTATSDEPMKDDQAEEFEEEFSEQETSTASDPLSGYNRVMTSFNDTFILYALNPVSKVYAAVIPQPLRLGLSNAVDNLRFPIRFANNLLQGKFQNSSDELERFIINSTVGLGGLIDVATDYMTTPIPAHDEDFGQTLGHYGIGSGFHVVLPFIGPSNIRDIVGLTADAYLSPIVHVNGLDHYKIPQNLNQSVGIYSVHTINKTSLHLGEYENLREDAIDLYPFFRDTYEQKRNSDITE
- a CDS encoding ABC transporter substrate-binding protein is translated as MLKKIILLLFLSLISLYAIEEQNIQKVTDTKVREVLNILKDKTLSQKQKDAKNVRIIDDIFDFDIMSQISLGRKWKSLSNNEKARFSKAFEKKIKHSYLDKLRLYNNEKVIIKDLEKVKSNRITLETQVIGLDDTYKVIYLFYKKKHTNEWYIYDVELVGVSIIQTYRKQFSEFLQTKTIKQLIESL
- a CDS encoding RND family transporter — its product is MLYTLYQKLILKYPFWVLTILISSILIFGINIQKLEIDASAETLLLNDDKDLAFSRTVAKRFQTNDLLILAYKPKQDLLSPESLQTLTRITNDLEQLPRVESVDSLINVPLFFSPIREMDDLINETRTLKSDDINLSMVKHEFLTSPLYKDSLVNKDFTISSIIIHLYQDPEYFTLLEERNRLLDKQKASLLTKEEKQELHDVSIAFKAHRDAQRDIDNQNITAIRALISKYQDDATFFLGGVQMISNDIVGFIKNDLLIYGSTLILLIILVLGFIFKKIRWVMLPILICALSVIAITSSLGYFGWEITVISSNFIALQLIITISIVLHLIVRYEELLTRYPRASSKRLILYTVLTKATPTTFAILTTIAGFSSLLYSHIYPVINLGWMMSAGITMSLVIAFIILPAVLMLLKKTPPVKQKRSMAFIPSLTAKIVLHDKKAIYIVTLLSIVFSITGASQLIVENSFINYFKKDTEIYKGMSIIDQELGGTTPLDVILTLSDKNSTPTSTASTQEETFDETDSFEEEFSSVEDQDQYWFTEEKIQIIKNVHHYLTDLAQVGEVQSFATLLATGKILNKNKNLDSIDLALIYKKLPQKYRDVILTPYVNIEHDQLRFSTRVIDSNEVLRRDALLKKVKDDLTQLIDPNVATVQLSNLMVLYNNMLQSLFHSQITMIGLVLLIVSLMFLILFRSLKLTLIALTVNVIPIALVFGFMGWLHIPLDIMTITIAAIAMGIGIDDTIHYIHRFKVEFEKDNRYYFSMHRTSTSIGNALYFTTLVIVIGFSILTLSNLIPTIYFGLLTMVVMIAALTSDMILLPKLLIVFKPFKRVK
- a CDS encoding M3 family metallopeptidase; this translates as MFQEFKIDNLDQFPKDLETLLNQQRVTINDITANAESSYDKVLKPLQDLDEELGLFFTPLSHLNSVMNSDETQKAYEASIPLLSKFSSEMAQNEALFKKIEAIKADSKEANKVLEHEIRGFVLSGVNLPEDKKKRLEEISLKLSELSNQFSQNLLDATNAYELIIEDEKDVEGMPQSDIDAAKEEMDGKTVYKFTLQIPSYLAYMTYGPNREYRKELSKAYATRAPENAEVIDQILALKHEKSQLLGFSSYAEYALETRDASREDDVITFLNELADAALPQAKKELEELREYAKRVDSIEDLAGYDVGYYSEKLKKEKFDFDDTITKPYFKQEKVLEGLLYIVSELFGVTFEPADVPTWHTCVKPFDIFEEGKLSGRIYFDLEARKEKRGGAWMNDWETHYVDSKGDLHLPSAFIVCNFSPTTPKTPSLLRHDDVVTLFHEMGHAIHHLFGKCKERSVSGINGVAWDVVEFPSQFLENFAYEAAILKRFGFHYETGEPISEELMAKIKETKNFQAALGILRQVEFSLFDFVLHQDLYQGEEVQRLLDGIREKTSLLTPPSYNKFQHGFAHIFAGGYAAGYYSYKWAEVLSADAFFSCLDNESGFNKERAKGYKEYILASGGAIEMSELYEEWLGRKADVQSLIKLYEIA
- a CDS encoding argininosuccinate synthase, encoding MAKRKIKKAVLAYSGGLDTSIILKWLQDEYECEVVTFTADLGQGEEVEPARQKALDMGIKPENIFILDLREEFVKDFVFPMFRANAIYEGEYLLGTSIARPLISKKQIEIAQQTGADAVSHGATGKGNDQVRFELGYLGLNPDIAVIAPWREWDLNSREKLLAYAREHGIEISKKHVDEDGNPKASPYSMDANLLHISYEGLHLENPAAEPEDDMWLWTNSPEEAPDEAEYITITYKKGDPIAINGEEMSPATLLKTLNDYGNKHGIGRIDIVENRYVGMKARGCYETPGGTIMLKAHRAIESITLDREEAHLKDELMPKYAKLIYNGYWWSPERKMMQSAIDATQETVNGEVKLKLYKGNVIVVGRSSDESLYSEAHSTFEEDEVYNQADAEGFIRLNALRFIIEGKKQPERIASLIKSNEE
- a CDS encoding thioredoxin family protein, producing MPVMKYADVKDKIGNGKPLIFSFGMSHCYSCLAMSKVFAEVLEVHPEFQIYSIDGQKERLVSRDIYKLKEMPTQIFFDASGKEVFRHTGAYQKAVLEIILKKYGFDY